Proteins encoded by one window of Carassius auratus strain Wakin chromosome 8, ASM336829v1, whole genome shotgun sequence:
- the LOC113107816 gene encoding zinc finger BED domain-containing protein 1-like, giving the protein MAESSDKSRSESKKLKDAPATFKSKVWAYFGFYNSADGAKLEKDYTICKNCFAKVRYTGNTTNMHSHLSRHHPELCEKAVVGAGSKPTHPGVNTLFQAKLPPCSARAKSITNGIAVYMCKGLRPYSEVENEGFCFLMNILEPRFDIPSRKYFAEKMIPALYDQTRAKVGSALESAERVGLTCDGWTSRATESYITVTVHFINEDWEIKSYVLQTRAMHETHTGTHIADILKAAVGEWNLDAKKPVVVTDNASNMRVAISLTGYQHVRCFAHVLNLASQRALKIAAVTKVLVKVRRISTFFHRSTTGAEALKRNQELLGLPLHKLRFLDQQPAVCAALLSPEVRKNVTDCALTENDISSAEEMVEAFRPMLVATNIMCEEKNPTISVVAPLHAQLLRDTTSTEEDSPLVREIKGAINQDLSKRYQSEVEKDLLRMSSALDPRFKSLLFLSPEEVQDTYAKLQSKAAVLKEDDPVPCGDVQGDLEEEETCTAKKRKSALVDLLGQTFKKTSYVSTSATSIAEKEIKQYQDAPSLPLTEDPLLWWKSQQHVFPLLSKLAHMHLCIPGTSVAAERVFSTAGDIISAQRSSLTPEHADQLLFLKKNMNI; this is encoded by the exons ATGGCGGAGTCAAGCGACAAAAGTAGAAGTGAGAGCAAGAAGTTAAAGGACGCTCCAGCAACATTTAAATCCAAAGTGTGGGCTTACTTTGGATTTTATAACAGTGCTGACGGGGCAAAGCTAGAAAAGGACTACACAATATGCAAGAACTGCTTTGCAAAAGTCCGCTACACGGGAAACACGACCAACATGCACAGCCACCTCTCGCGGCATCACCCGGAGCTCTGTGAGAAAGCCGTGGTTGGTGCTGGCTCAAAGCCGACACACCCCGGCGTAAACACCCTTTTCCAGGCAAAGCTACCACCTTGTTCTGCTAGGGCAAAGTCAATCACAAATGGGATCGCTGTTTACATGTGTAAAGGGCTCCGTCCGTACAGCGAGGTGGAGAACGAAGGGTTCTGCTTTTTAATGAATATCTTAGAGCCACGCTTTGATATTCCCTCTCGGAAATATTTTGCTGAAAAAATGATTCCGGCACTTTATGACCAGACCAGGGCTAAAGTTGGGTCGGCACTCGAGTCGGCAGAAAGAGTAGGGCTCACGTGTGACGGATGGACATCGAGAGCCACAGAGTCCTACATAACGGTCACTGTACATTTTATAAACGAAGACTGGGAAATTAAGTCATATGTCCTGCAAACCCGAGCAATGCACGAAACGCACACTGGGACACACATTGCCGATATACTGAAAGCCGCAGTGGGGGAGTGGAATCTTGACGCTAAGAAGCCAGTGGTTGTCACCGACAACGCATCAAACATGCGTGTAGCAATATCCTTAACAGGATACCAACATGTTAGATGTTTTGCTCATGTTTTAAATCTTGCATCCCAACGTGCGCTGAAAATAGCTGCTGTTACCAAGGTACTTGTCAAAGTTAGGAGGATCTCAACATTCTTTCATCGAAGCACAACTGGAGCAGAAGCACTGAAAAGAAACCAGGAACTCCTTGGCCTCCCCCTTCACAAGCTCAGGTTTCTTGATCAACAGCCAGCTGTCTGTGCTGCCCTCTTATCACCAGAG gtgAGAAAGAATGTGACTGACTGTGCTCTGACAGAGAATGACATCTCAAGTGCTGAAGAGATGGTGGAAGCATTTAGACCAATGCTTGTGGCAACAAATATCATGTGTGAGGAAAAGAATCCCACCATTTCAGTGGTTGCTCCTCTTCATGCCCAACTGCTGCGAGACACAACCAGCACTGAAGAAGATTCCCCTCTGGTTCGAGAGATTAAGGGAGCCATCAATCAAGACCTTTCAAAGAGATATCAGTCAGAGGTGGAAAAAGATCTCCTACGCATGTCCTCAGCCCTGGACCCTAGATTCAAATCCCTTTTATTTCTGTCACCTGAAGAAGTGCAAGACACTTATGCAAAACTACAGTCAAAAGCTGCAGTTTTAAAAGAGGATGATCCAGTGCCTTGTGGTGATGTTCAGGGGGATTTAGAGGAAGAGGAGACCTgcacagcaaaaaaaagaaagtctgcaCTTGTTGATCTTCTTGGTCAGACCTTCAAGAAGACCTCTTATGTCTCTACATCAGCAACCTCAATTGCAGAGAAGGAGATAAAACAATATCAAGATGCTCCTTCTCTGCCTCTCACTGAAGATCCACTGTTGTGGTGGAAATCTCAGCAACATGTGTTCCCTCTCCTTTCCAAGCTGGCCCATATGCATTTGTGTATTCCTGGGACCAGTGTAGCAGCTGAGAGGGTCTTTTCAACTGCAGGAGATATTATCAGTGCCCAAAGAAGTTCACTCACTCCTGAACATGCTGACCAACTCCTCTTTCTCAagaaaaatatgaacatataa